A window from Primulina huaijiensis isolate GDHJ02 chromosome 11, ASM1229523v2, whole genome shotgun sequence encodes these proteins:
- the LOC140987746 gene encoding uncharacterized protein: MENSEPTLVPEWLKNSGNQSGSGSISHLDDKSAPKLSRNNSFLSSNGHDFGRSSSFERTNSSCFHRSSSSNGSGNLRSYNSFGRNRRDRDWEKDRYDSQDKDKSVSGDRWHRGFSDSSGNNFSGKFGWDGLRRSQSATSGSHGDTWTKKVVTDSSSAGGNNTSALLTTGALGGSANKTRFERNFPSLGTEERAVIPEVGRVPSPGLSSAIQSLPIGSAAAVGGEKWTSALAEVPVLVGTNGNGSSSVQQSASTQFALGTTATLNMAEAVAQGPSQALVMPQISVGTQRLEELAIKQSRQLIPVTPSMPKTLVSNSSDKQKTKLGQQQHPITSLPNNHSKADMSKSSNVGKLHVLKLLREKNGVAPVLKDNSGPTSGINAVSSTLVSAKSSPNIPTLNRKPVLTVLEKRTTNQAQSRKEFFNLVRKKSMVISTSVTATDNFSVMDTRTAVSPPPSETFEKEDAPALSTSQIDDAQSSASLSDDLLSEKRDDVTCIDDTCIMPKCLGNGKNGCMDPLFSEEEEAAFLRSLGWEENSDESGLTEEEISAFLKDATKYNSKPALRILEVVQPKFIASLDSQITGISSGLSSSGAKLES, translated from the exons ATGGAAAACAGTGAGCCCACTTTAGTACCTGAATGGTTGAAAAATTCTGGAAACCAGAGCGGCAGTGGATCTATTTCGCATTTAG ATGACAAATCTGCACCCAAACTTTCAAGGAACAATTCATTTTTGAGTAGCAATGGTCATGATTTTGGACGGTCATCAAGTTTTGAAAGAACAAACTCGTCATGTTTCCACCGGAGTTCCAGTAGTAATGGCTCTGGAAATCTGAGGTCCTATAATAGTTTTGGCCGAAATCGACGTGACAGGGATTGGGAAAAAGATAGATACGATTCTCAAGACAAAGACAAATCGGTATCGGGGGATCGCTGGCACAGGGGCTTTTCAGATTCATCAGGGAACAACTTTTCTGGTAAATTTGGTTGGGATGGGTTAAGACGATCTCAGTCTGCAACTTCTGGGTCGCATGGGGACACATGGACTAAGAAAGTCGTAACTGATTCAAGCAGTGCTGGTGGAAACAACACTAGTGCTTTGCTTACCACTGGTGCTCTTGGTGGCAGCGCGAACAAAACAAGATTCGAGAGAAATTTTCCATCATTAGGAACTGAAGAAAGAGCAGTCATTCCGGAGGTTGGAAGAGTCCCATCTCCGGGCTTAAGTTCTGCCATTCAGAGCTTACCTATTGGTTCTGCTGCTGCAGTTGGTGGAGAAAAATGGACATCTGCTTTGGCAGAGGTTCCTGTGTTAGTTGGGACTAATGGAAATGGAAGCTCGTCTGTGCAACAATCTGCTTCCACACAATTTGCCTTGGGCACAACCGCCACTCTCAATATGGCAGAAGCTGTAGCTCAGGGTCCAAGCCAAGCTCTGGTTATGCCTCAG ATATCTGTTGGAACTCAAAGACTTGAGGAACTGGCAATTAAACAATCTAGGCAATTAATTCCAGTCACACCATCCATGCCAAAGACTCTG GTTTCAAATTCTTCAGATAAACAGAAAACTAAATTGGGCCAGCAGCAACATCCCATAACTTCACTTCCCAATAATCACTCGAAGGCTGATATGTCTAAGTCATCAAATGTGGGAAAACTCCATGTTCTGAAGCTATTGCGAGAGAAAAATGGGGTCGCTCCTGTTTTGAAGGACAATTCAGGTCCAACAAGTGGTATTAATGCAGTAAGTTCTACACTGGTATCAGCCAAGAGCTCACCAAACATCCCAACCCTGAACCGTAAGCCTGTATTGACTGTGCTGGAGAAGCGAACCACCAATCAAGCTCAAAGTCGAAAAGAGTTTTTCAACCTTGTGCGAAAAAAATCTATGGTGATCTCCACTTCTGTTACCGCTACAGATAACTTCTCAGTTATGGACACGCGGACTGCTGTATCCCCGCCACCTTCAGAAACTTTTGAAAAGGAGGACGCACCTGCTCTTAGTACTTCTCAGATTGATGATGCTCAATCAAGTGCAAGCCTGAGTGATGACCTTTTGTCTGAGAAAAGAGATGATGTGACTTGCATTGATGATACTTGTATTATGCCGAAGTGCTTAGGCAATGGAAAGAACGGTTGCATGGATCCTCTATTTTCAGAGGAGGAAGAGGCTGCCTTTCTACGATCTTTGGGCTGGGAGGAAAATTCTGATGAGAGTGGACTTACCGAAGAAGAAATAAGTGCTTTCCTCAAAGATGCGACTAAG TACAACTCAAAACCAGCTCTGAGAATACTTGAAGTAGTGCAGCCAAAATTTATTGCATCATTAGACTCGCAAATTACTGGCATTTCTTCTGGATTAAGTTCTTCTGGTGCTAAGCTGGAATCTTGA
- the LOC140987305 gene encoding uncharacterized protein isoform X2 gives MTSRPDAAAAAAPTTNGNRHHYYPPTTTSSSTSASFRGCCCCLFLLFSFLALLILAVILVIVLAVKPKKPEFDLQQVGVQYVGINPTTTSSAVVSLNIRMLFSAANDNKVGIKYGESRFTVMYRGIPLGRGTIPAFYQPAHSLRRVETTIAVDRVNLLQADAADLVRDASLNDRVELRVVGDVGAKIRILGFNSPEVQLSLKSKKADPNIEAVWI, from the exons ATGACTTCAAGACCCgacgccgccgccgccgccgctccCACCACCAACGGTAATCGCCACCACTACTATCCACCCACCACCACTTCCTCTTCTACATCCGCCTCCTTCCgcggctgctgctgctgcttaTTCCTCCTCTTCTCCTTCCTCGCCCTCCTCATTCTCGCCGTCATCCTAGTCATCGTCCTCGCCGTCAAGCCCAAAAAGCCCGAATTCGACCTCCAGCAAGTAGGGGTTCAATACGTGGGTATCAACCCTACCACCACCTCCTCCGCCGTGGTTTCCCTCAACATCCGCATGCTCTTCTCGGCGGCGAACGACAACAAGGTTGGGATCAAGTACGGCGAGTCCAGGTTCACCGTCATGTACCGCGGCATACCCTTGGGACGTGGTACGATTCCCGCGTTCTACCAACCCGCCCACAGCTTAAGACGTGTCGAGACCACCATTGCTGTGGACCGGGTCAATTTACTGCAAGCAGATGCTGCAGATTTGGTGAGGGATGCTTCGTTGAACGACCGGGTCGAACTACGGGTCGTCGGCGATGTCGGAGCCAAGATCCGAATTCTTGGTTTCAATTCTCCCGAGGTGCAG CTTAGCCTTAAGTCCAAGAAAGCAGACCCTAATATCGAAGCAGTGTGGATTTGA
- the LOC140987305 gene encoding uncharacterized protein isoform X1: MTSRPDAAAAAAPTTNGNRHHYYPPTTTSSSTSASFRGCCCCLFLLFSFLALLILAVILVIVLAVKPKKPEFDLQQVGVQYVGINPTTTSSAVVSLNIRMLFSAANDNKVGIKYGESRFTVMYRGIPLGRGTIPAFYQPAHSLRRVETTIAVDRVNLLQADAADLVRDASLNDRVELRVVGDVGAKIRILGFNSPEVQVSVDCSLALSPRKQTLISKQCGFDGLSV, translated from the exons ATGACTTCAAGACCCgacgccgccgccgccgccgctccCACCACCAACGGTAATCGCCACCACTACTATCCACCCACCACCACTTCCTCTTCTACATCCGCCTCCTTCCgcggctgctgctgctgcttaTTCCTCCTCTTCTCCTTCCTCGCCCTCCTCATTCTCGCCGTCATCCTAGTCATCGTCCTCGCCGTCAAGCCCAAAAAGCCCGAATTCGACCTCCAGCAAGTAGGGGTTCAATACGTGGGTATCAACCCTACCACCACCTCCTCCGCCGTGGTTTCCCTCAACATCCGCATGCTCTTCTCGGCGGCGAACGACAACAAGGTTGGGATCAAGTACGGCGAGTCCAGGTTCACCGTCATGTACCGCGGCATACCCTTGGGACGTGGTACGATTCCCGCGTTCTACCAACCCGCCCACAGCTTAAGACGTGTCGAGACCACCATTGCTGTGGACCGGGTCAATTTACTGCAAGCAGATGCTGCAGATTTGGTGAGGGATGCTTCGTTGAACGACCGGGTCGAACTACGGGTCGTCGGCGATGTCGGAGCCAAGATCCGAATTCTTGGTTTCAATTCTCCCGAGGTGCAG GTTTCTGTGGATTGCAGCTTAGCCTTAAGTCCAAGAAAGCAGACCCTAATATCGAAGCAGTGTGGATTTGATGGTCTTAGTGTATGA